The genome window ACCCCAATGAACCATAGAGAGTATAATTTGCATAAGACGAGTTTTCCTTTATTTCTCGATAGGCTAAGACTCACGAGTAGATTGATTATAATTTTAGTTTAGGAATACGTTAGATGTCAGCAAATTGGATATTGACTATAGGAGAGATATCTTTCTCAAATTTATTAATACCCTTCAGTGTATTAAATCAAAGTTGGGGCCACATGAGTAGACAATCAAGGAAGATTTAAAATTACGAAAAAGAGACTGAAATATTATGTCTTAGTTGAAATCCAAGAAGGTAGGAGAAGTAACAAAAGCCCAAATCAGGGGGTAAAAATAGACCTCCAAAACGATGACATCACATAGCATGTGAGGACCCCAACGTCTTGTCCAATAGAGCAAATATGTATACATACAAGGTAATGAGGCAAAATATAGTTAGTGCACATACATCAAATGCCAAAAATAGCCCTTGATCCGCAAGTTGTCAAGACAACGGCCAGCTGCTTCCCAAACTACTATATATATCAGAAAATTAGTATCAAGTACTTCTTCGTTCACTTTTACTAACACGTTTTGATTTTTCACgccccttaaaaaataataaataaagtgtataatttaccatgatacccatattaattgatgcgtattttattgaatttgagaaaattagttgaaatgagtaataaatactatGGGTATATAGCATGAAAAACAAAATTATCAATCTCTTGATAtgcaaagtgacaagtaaaaataaaaatctatttttagtatacataCCAAGTAAAAGTGGACGGAGGGAGTATAAACGAGAGCAAATATAGAAACTGCAACAAGAAAATTTTAACCACTAACATAATTATCAAAAGTAAAGTTGATGTCCACTAAGCCAACTCAAGCAAAAGGGGAGATTCAACTTAAAATATAACAATTGGATTGGATGCAGATTCAGTAGCACTCTAAGCATCTGACAAGCAAAGGAAAATAAAGTTAAATGCTAAATTTTTCAGTTACCAAATCTCGAGTTTGGTTGTACTGTAGTAGCCAGAAACTACCAATCAAGTCAATGCAGCATTATTAGTCAGGAGCTTAAAAGCATTAGCACTAAAATTAAACTGTAGAaactaattaaattatcataaagACACAGTTTTAATCTATTTAAAATATGCCAAGAGAACAAGTACAATATAAAAGGCGCATAATAAAAATGGCATCACTAAGCAAATAGAAACATCGAGTCCAAAACTGTAAAACATAAGTTTTCCATACTTGAAGagtaaggaaatgaagaaatgagcaacgAGGGTATTCAGGCAGTGGTAGCTGATTGAGCAGCAAGCCTCTTCCGTGCCTCCTCAATGATGGACAACTTGATACCTTTTCCTTTAGGTAGAGACACCCATGGCTTTGTACCTTTGCCAAGGGTGAAAACATTTCCCAAACGAGTAGCAAATTCATGGCCTAGGGCATCCTGAATGTGAACGGTCTCAAAGCTACCCTTATGCTTCTCCCTGTTCTTAATAACACCAACACGTCCCCTGTTTCTACCACCAGTTACCATCACAACATTTCCAACATCAAACTTGATGAAGTCAACAATCTTATTGGACTCCAAGTCCAGCTTGATGGTATCATTGGCCTTGATGAGAGGATCGGGGTAGCGAATTGTTCTACCATCATAAGTATTAAGGTAAGGAATCCCCTTAGTACCAAACTGAATAGATCGGACCTTGCAAAGCTTAAACTGCCCAAATAAAGAAGTCCAGAGTATGTCACTCAAAACAGAATGAGACACACACTTACACTATTAATGTCAAACAACAACATCTTAAATTTCACAGCATAACAATACATGGAAACCCACCTTGGCTTCCTCATCCCTGATAGCGTGAAGACGGAATCGTCCCTTTGTGTCATAAAGGAGACGAAAGTTCTCATTAGTCTTTGGAATTGAGACAACATCTGTATTTCAAAACATTATCATTATTACTATGCCAATGAACTGAAACAAATGGAGGGCTTTTAAATGAAAGTGTAGACGGTCAAAACCGTatttgcccttcgtatgactaatcgagattggaacgtGGTGGTCCGAGATTTATCATTGTAATATCGAACCATAATGCGAAGTTAGGTTGTCGAGCTTGTGCCCCAGAGATCGATATCGGCCAAGACTGAGCTCGAGacctagagaccgatcaagatcgaaaTCGGCCTAAATCGAGATCGGGCAAATAGAcaccggccaagatcgagatcaagCCATAAAACAAAAAAGCAGTTATAGCCGCAATTGtgggagaatctcggcggaaatcacgaCGCAAATCAAGGAGAAACTAATTAATTATTCTAttatgggatccccactatgtatttttaattatatccaaaataggaTTTCCCCACTATATTAAGGGCTATTATAATTTGTAGAAAGGAGGCAGATTCATAGAATATAAAGCAACAACTATCTTACTTCTGTTTTGGGATTTTCAGCCATATTGTTCTTCTATTAGTTGTTCTTCATTCAATTTGAAAGTGATAAAACTAGAAGGCTTTGGCTAACTAattcattcggtttgcattcatttcttttacagCTAATTTAGATACTCATTTATTTATCTTTcccaatttgtatcaagttataccacgtatccttaaataTCCGCATAAATTCAATTgactatccgtttttcgggtaaacagaaaGCAATCTTTAACAAGGTTTCCGGAATAATACGTAAAAAGACTTAAGAGGAAGTGCACATACCCATGAAACCAGCTGGGTAAGTCTTATCTGTCCTCACTTTTGCATCAACCATAACCTGTCGTTGCATCAGAATTGCAATCACCTCACGGTATGTGAGAGCATACTTCAACCTGTTTCGCAAGATAATGATGAGCGGCAAACACTCCCTTGATTTGTGTGGACCAGAGGAAGGCTTGGGAGCCTGTAGAACAAAAACAGACAAGTTGTAAGTCAAAGCAGGCAGCAAGAAACTATCTATAATTATGAACAAGGACAATTTACTTACAAAGGCTCCACCAAGCTTGTCGAGCATCCAATGCTTAGGCGCATTGAGCCTCTTCAAATGTTTCTTCAACCCTCTAGCCTGTACATAAATATAAAAACCCAAATGTCAGACACATGTCTCAGGCAATATGACTGGTCAGACACATAATAAAGTGACAGTGGGCAGGTACTACAACGACATTCTTCAAACTAAAAGAAAGGGCAGCCAAATTTCCAAGCAAATCAGCAGACAAGTTCAGTAAGCATATAAATCTAGGTTGTAAacaagaaaatgaaataaaattacataaaaccaACATTTTTAGCTGTTGCAAAACACATGATTACCTGCTTCAGATCATATATCAGGCTCCAAAGACAGGATGAAAATAAAAAGTTTTATTTATCTTCTACCCAGCGAAGCATTAAACAAATGAAAGCATATATGTTTAGATCTAGAACGGAATCCTCATCTAACGAAGAGATACAGAGCTACAACGAAGCATTAACTAATAAGAGAATCAACCAAATTTCTTAGTCAATTAGAGTACGACGAACCATTTTGGTCTCGAATCACCTCCCTGAGAGCTCTCGGCTTAAGTATCTTACCTGATGAAAACGCGAGAAACTTAAACCCTAATTGTCTGTTTTAAATACTTACGTCAAGCCCTAACTAAGTTGGGCTGCATTTCCATTTGGGCTCTCAAGCCGTGGGCCGCTTTATTTCTTCCGACTATTTTCAGTTATCAACTCAATCTTTAATCAAACTCTATTATATTGGCATGACTTTATGTTATCTCGACCTATTTGTTGAATTATTTACAACCTCTACCAGATCGGTATAACTTTGTGATTGTTTGATTGTTCATCAAACTCTTCCATATTGGCATGAGCTAGTATTATATGCATTCGACCTATTTGTTAAAATGTTCACAAACTCTACCGGATTGGCATGACTTTGTGATTGTTCAATTGTTCACCAAACTCTACCACATTAACATATTTATTAACCTGTATCTAGAAATTCCTTTACCTGAGCCATCCTCAATCTCgacctttgcaagtcataactgattcaccagcataccccgaaccgaaaccaatacaatacataaccgtgcaatcaattcgtcgatagtagactcccccacttggctcaaagccatggaataaaacatctgattacttacaataaccataccccattactaccataattccacagtgagattccactaaatccttcatccgctcatgcaacacaaaccttctagtacctcaaatcatctgcaaatctcgcgtttatcctcgtgatggttaagccaacttccacaagcgatccaaactcaaattgcaacatatattattcattggtaaaagagaactctctacaaaacatcatagaaatcacacaacctcaggacacctcgcaggagataacctatatgctttgcctcaaactgacatctctctataccattccacagtcacgactactacgcaatcacttaatcttctcgattctgaactcatcaacaagatatgagaatctacttcactccacaattaaacaacatgaaagatccctcaacacacccataactcgagaccatacgccaattCAATACAGAAACAgtcaccccatagtccttgctacatctcaagtaaactcttctcgtcatattTGAACAATCTGAATACATCTCGCAgtctcatcatactcaccacatagtcatccaatcacaaattccattaatagggacaccaacgaacctataagtccaaaagcacgtgctcacgtaatcaaaatctccgtgctcaagcttccgtcaaaacctggcctcaagtcctccagactggcccatcatcagcacgccaaaatcacatctcacatctcaaccatggaatcacaagctgcCGGTGCACAaccgatactgagcgctcacatgcgcatacgaatacgtggaaggaattcaaagagttatgcttcaagctgaatcaatgccatacgataaggaaagaaagatggaaagtatatcctagatgtcctgtagcctctcgaagataggtatggacgccatcatactgatccgcaagactctacttgacacttgctcatgacttgtagaacctatgaacctagagctctgataccaacttgtcacggcccaaaatccaactagccgtgatggcacctaacccaacccgctaggtaagccaattaacaattatccaatttcaatgatatttaataagacaattaagtaaagaaattatctaaatcttatacattttccaaggactgttagtacaaatcatgagcttctaagaatagggttacaaagatgaaatgaagtaaatacatcatctgttagAACATAAATACATTAAcatagttttatagatctaaggctaccatgaacaagaggcagctacaaccgggacgcagatacatattcaaatccagctcccatcgaacacagcaacatcaacagctaACATCTACACgtaaggtacagaagtgtagtatgagtacaaccgaccccatgtactcaataaataacaaacctaaccttaggttgaaagtagtaacgagctaacacaaaggtcgggtccaacatcaatattccacaacagttcataaaagtatagtacaagtaacaaaaaaggtatctcagaaataaaatgttcagttcattcacagttccagaaaaataggcattgcttttcaagtatctcagtgaatacccaaatcttttaccaaaaatgccaaaatacgagtaagtttgaaaaatgtgatttttcccaaaattcctttcaataacaagtaagatgtttcattttcagatagcatggggaaagtacatctttatgcctacatatcaagatacaggaaaaatcataaatgtcaccaacTCACGtgcagcacagacaactcacatgccataatatcaatatctggatccgcacagactactcacgtgctgcacagacaactcacgtgctatagtatcaatatcctcacaaacaggccccccggcctcactcagccattaatctctctagtctcactcacaggctcacaatgtcatgaaactagcctgacaacaatgatatgatgtatcaataaataacaactgagactgagatatgatatgaatgaatgaatatgactgagtacaaaatatcaataaaatcagtgaaatgacagcaagaaatgaccactatgggtcctagcagtatcgtcataaagcctaaacatgatatctagcatgattgacagcccaattactttatcacatggtgaaaacatggacaacaacaaagtaggaccactatacaatgccatggaaacaacagagtcccaattcacatggtgcacgcccacacgcccgtcacctatatgtgcgtcacctcaataccaatcacataacacgtatttcaggatttcataccctcagcactaagtttagaagagttacttacctctaacaagccaataccaatgccgagcaagccaagagatgctccaaagatgccatcacgcgtgtagcgacctccgaacggctcaaaactagccaaaagcaactcaaatacatcaagtaAAGCCCAaagaaataattccaaatgataaagatcgaatccttaatcaaaaaccaaaatcggccaaaaatcacacccgggcccacgcctcgtaacccaacaaaacatacaaaatccgacaactcattcaattacgagtccaaccatactagtttcactcaaatccgactccacttcgatgttcaaaactcaaaaattcatattatgaaactttaggccaaaacccccaatttcctctttaaaattcacaatccaattaccaaaaatgaaggtagattcatgaaatataaccaaaaccgagtagagaacacttaccccaatccttgtgatgaaaattgcttcaaaaatcgcctcaatccgagtcccacatctcaaaatatgaagaaagaaccaaagcctcgatttttatggtttctgcccagctTTTCCGCATATCCGGTTAAAATGTCACATCTGcgacctccgcttctgcagaataAATCTCGCCTCTGCGAAGCCCATAGAGGCCGGCccttccgcatatgcggacattCTCC of Nicotiana tomentosiformis chromosome 7, ASM39032v3, whole genome shotgun sequence contains these proteins:
- the LOC104091747 gene encoding small ribosomal subunit protein eS4-like, which codes for MARGLKKHLKRLNAPKHWMLDKLGGAFAPKPSSGPHKSRECLPLIIILRNRLKYALTYREVIAILMQRQVMVDAKVRTDKTYPAGFMDVVSIPKTNENFRLLYDTKGRFRLHAIRDEEAKFKLCKVRSIQFGTKGIPYLNTYDGRTIRYPDPLIKANDTIKLDLESNKIVDFIKFDVGNVVMVTGGRNRGRVGVIKNREKHKGSFETVHIQDALGHEFATRLGNVFTLGKGTKPWVSLPKGKGIKLSIIEEARKRLAAQSATTA